In one window of Pseudodesulfovibrio sediminis DNA:
- a CDS encoding Tn7-like element transposition protein TnsE translates to MNDYRFKKFDDDVKILGIGSLFRRHSGNKWNVNLQLTPRQDNSYLSLSNAPILARRRIINPTTEFSKPGYNQRIKITDTRKWLVKRIGECPITGFQKKLDAGQFCFVFENYDGRTIFLPQFELARTLFFHGKYLSKTAIESDCLRSEFDVFVDHTQNCATIRVMPSAGYAVSHLNEPKSQNYLSWVLLDADARKSYESICKFQRLYGKNAPSYRRWTFQFEPPPLENVFLQAHGVFDKEVNCFFAWEIDAIRGVPNAMPEEIYIEHPKFEHSIPGSGQVVHPACNGETSALVIHDDIAANANTTPIQMEADSVAVVFKKAFHVKRVASKDRKRPTSTQGDESGNKVISVSTEEGIADHGLPSADWNTLNDETDYSRFFENKFECFLDMVRVLIRTYGCVFVEKRIVPLPKVGRCKKHLLSTTGEARSIAEVSLRVGGRIVHLLEVDTSDADKAISTQVLVVRDLRRWKADFEVLKRELIQDSLNWPKKYLCDLCGKERHCGVNHPQAPKGSRGVLDPESIAGWAARVYGWMQSL, encoded by the coding sequence ATGAATGATTATCGATTCAAAAAATTTGATGACGATGTGAAAATTCTGGGGATTGGCTCATTGTTCAGACGGCATTCCGGAAACAAATGGAACGTCAATCTTCAACTCACTCCTAGGCAAGACAACAGCTACCTGAGCCTCTCCAATGCCCCTATTCTCGCGAGAAGGCGCATAATTAATCCAACCACAGAATTCTCGAAGCCAGGGTACAACCAACGAATAAAGATCACAGATACGCGAAAGTGGCTCGTCAAAAGAATTGGAGAATGTCCAATCACAGGATTTCAGAAGAAGTTGGATGCTGGCCAGTTCTGTTTTGTTTTTGAAAACTATGACGGCAGGACAATATTCCTCCCGCAATTTGAGTTGGCTCGAACTCTGTTTTTTCACGGCAAGTATCTCTCCAAGACGGCAATCGAATCGGATTGTTTGAGAAGCGAGTTCGACGTTTTCGTGGACCATACGCAAAATTGTGCGACCATTCGAGTCATGCCTTCTGCCGGTTATGCCGTATCTCATTTGAATGAGCCAAAATCGCAAAACTACCTGTCTTGGGTCCTGTTGGATGCTGATGCCCGTAAATCCTATGAAAGCATATGCAAATTCCAACGATTATACGGGAAGAATGCGCCAAGCTATCGAAGATGGACCTTCCAGTTCGAACCGCCACCCCTGGAAAATGTCTTCCTACAAGCCCATGGAGTGTTTGATAAAGAAGTGAACTGTTTTTTCGCTTGGGAGATTGACGCCATCAGAGGCGTCCCCAATGCGATGCCGGAAGAAATATATATTGAGCATCCAAAATTTGAGCACTCCATTCCAGGAAGCGGACAAGTAGTCCATCCTGCCTGCAATGGCGAGACGTCTGCGCTAGTTATCCATGATGACATTGCCGCCAACGCCAATACCACTCCAATCCAAATGGAGGCCGACAGCGTAGCCGTCGTGTTCAAGAAGGCCTTCCACGTAAAGAGGGTAGCCTCCAAGGACAGAAAGAGGCCAACTTCAACTCAGGGAGACGAGAGTGGTAACAAAGTGATTTCGGTCAGCACGGAAGAAGGAATTGCCGATCACGGCCTGCCTTCGGCAGACTGGAACACCTTAAACGACGAAACAGATTACAGCCGGTTCTTCGAAAACAAATTTGAGTGCTTCCTGGACATGGTGCGAGTTCTTATCAGAACGTATGGATGCGTCTTTGTCGAAAAAAGGATTGTCCCGCTCCCCAAAGTGGGGAGGTGCAAGAAACACCTGCTGTCAACAACCGGTGAAGCGAGAAGCATAGCAGAGGTTAGCCTGAGAGTTGGAGGCAGGATTGTGCACCTGCTCGAAGTAGACACTTCAGATGCCGACAAAGCCATTTCCACTCAGGTTCTCGTAGTGAGGGATTTGAGAAGGTGGAAAGCAGACTTTGAGGTCTTGAAGCGAGAACTCATTCAAGATTCCCTCAACTGGCCAAAGAAGTATCTCTGTGACCTGTGTGGAAAGGAACGCCATTGTGGCGTCAATCATCCCCAGGCCCCCAAAGGAAGTAGAGGTGTCCTCGACCCTGAATCTATCGCTGGCTGGGCTGCTAGGGTTTATGGGTGGATGCAATCTCTGTAG